Proteins from a genomic interval of Lemur catta isolate mLemCat1 chromosome 17, mLemCat1.pri, whole genome shotgun sequence:
- the PAX1 gene encoding paired box protein Pax-1, translated as MKFTLGLGSRAWRVSWERAAAAAAGRGAGGGALGGRARLVSSPRSGRRGSRLARALPLCLSGGGGSRALPDCAGPSPGRPSARQLAGPRAMEQTYGEVNQLGGVFVNGRPLPNAIRLRIVELAQLGIRPCDISRQLRVSHGCVSKILARYNETGSILPGAIGGSKPRVTTPNVVKHIRDYKQGDPGIFAWEIRDRLLADGVCDKYNVPSVSSISRILRNKIGSLAQPGPYEASKQPPSQPALPYNHIYQYPYPSPVSPTGAKMGSHPGVPGTAGHVGIPRSWPSAHSVSNILGIRTFMEQTGALAGSEGAAYSPKMEDWPGVNRAAFPATPAVNGLEKPALEADIKYTQSASGLSAVGGFLSACAYPASNQHGVYSAPGGGYLTPGPPWPPAQGPPLAPPGASVAVHGGELAAAMAFKHPNREAADRKPSSPGSKAPDALSSLHGLPIPASTS; from the exons ATGAAGTTCACCCTGGGCCTGGGGTCGCGGGCGTGGAGAGTGTCCTGGGagcgggcggcggcggcagcggcaggccggggggcgggcggcggcgcgCTCGGCGGCCGCGCACGGCTCGTCTCCAGCCCGCGGTCGGGCCGCCGCGGCTCTCGGCTCGCGCGCGCCCTCCCTCTATGCCTctccggcggcggcggctcccgaGCTCTCCCGGACTGCGCCGGGCCCAGCCCCGGCCGCCCCAGCGCCAGGCAGCTGGCCGGCCCGCGCGCTATGG AGCAGACGTATGGCGAGGTGAACCAGCTGGGCGGCGTGTTCGTCAACGGCCGCCCCCTGCCCAACGCCATCCGCTTGCGCATTGTGGAGCTGGCGCAGCTGGGTATCCGACCCTGTGACATCAGTCGGCAGCTCCGCGTGTCCCACGGCTGCGTGAGCAAGATCCTGGCGCGTTACAACGAGACCGGCTCCATTCTGCCCGGGGCCATCGGGGGCAGCAAACCCCGCGTCACCACCCCTAACGTGGTCAAGCACATCCGGGACTACAAGCAGGGAGACCCTGGCATCTTTGCCTGGGAGATCCGCGACCGGCTGCTGGCCGACGGCGTCTGCGACAAGTACAATGTGCCTTCTGTGAGCTCCATCAGTCGCATCCTGCGTAACAAGATTGGCAGCCTGGCGCAGCCGGGACCTTATGAGGCAAGTAAACAGCCGCCGTCGCAACCTGCGCTTCCCTACAACCACATCTACCAGTACCCCTACCCAAGCCCCGTGTCACCCACGGGCGCCAAGATGGGCAGCCACCCTGGGGTCCCGGGCACAGCGGGCCACGTCGGCATCCCGCGTTCATGGCCCTCGGCACACTCAGTCAGCAACATCCTGGGCATCCGGACGTTTATGGAGCAAACAG GGGCTCTGGCCGGGAGCGAAGGCGCCGCCTACTCCCCCAAGATGGAAGACTGGCCGGGCGTGAACCGCGCGGCCTTCCCTGCCACCCCCGCAGTGAATGGGCTGGAGAAACCTGCCTTGGAGGCGGACATTAAATACACTCAG TCGGCCTCCGGCCTCTCCGCCGTGGGCGGCTTCCTCTCCGCCTGCGCCTACCCGGCCTCCAACCAGCACGGCGTGTACAGTGCGCCTGGCGGCGGCTACCTCACCCCCGGCCCACCATGGCCACCGGCGCAGGGACCTCCGCTGGCGCCCCCCGGGGCCAGCGTCGCAGTGCACGGCGGGGAGCTCGCGGCAGCCATGGCCTTCAAACATCCCAACCGAGAAG